A genomic window from Parasteatoda tepidariorum isolate YZ-2023 chromosome 10, CAS_Ptep_4.0, whole genome shotgun sequence includes:
- the LOC139426809 gene encoding uncharacterized protein, producing MLKKLLRRYLGKACLNYEELYTVVCECEGLLNSRPLTYLSEEPSDLVPLTPSLFLQDQTEFCVDDLDQNDMQNLRKRAKHLHSIKQKLKTRFYKEYISLLKQSRHSHQSPLEVGDMVLISSDNKKRVDWPLAKVIEIYKGRDGVSRVAKVKTQNGEIIRPFQRLFRLETTSIAGKTLRSTVKPVKL from the coding sequence ATGTTGAAGAAATTGTTGAGACGCTATTTAGGAAAAGCGTGTCTTAACTACGAAGAACTGTACACagttgtgtgtgaatgtgaagGTCTACTTAATAGTAGACCTCTTACTTACCTCTCCGAAGAACCATCAGATCTAGTGCCATTAACTCCTTCTCTCTTTTTACAGGATCAGACTGAATTTTGTGTTGATGATCTCGATCAAAATGATATGCAGAATCTTCGCAAACGCGCGAAACACCTTCACTCCATTAAGCAAAAACTAAAAACGCGTTTctataaagaatatatttcacTCCTTAAGCAATCCAGACACTCTCATCAATCCCCACTTGAAGTGGGAGATATGGTTCTAATCAGTTCAGATAATAAAAAACGTGTTGATTGGCCTCTAGccaaagtaattgaaatttataaaggaCGTGATGGTGTTTCCCGAGTTGCGAAGGTTAAGACTCAAAATGGCGAAATAATTCGACCATTTCAACGATTATTTCGTTTAGAAACAACAAGCATTGCAGGTAAAACTCTGAGATCAACAGTCAAACCTGTTAAGCTTTAA
- the LOC139426810 gene encoding uncharacterized protein, with protein MQRTSLLVDVTHKLFSLFVGGRVQRRVKRVCALHPREKNRDSWPNTHNVDFSDALELATLEQKPTVTTNLFLGNSEPNFFEWTKRISKFSTIVRILAYVKRLIFNAKSVVNKQNESLLNGNLKEEELTKSELDILLFIQNDSFGKNRRLIPPNFIIYRDSSGLLRVETKLISTGDGDFFRRPILLPDRNELVFKLIEETHRTYSHVGVQTLVTTLREKYWILRSRKTVRSVVSKCVICQRFKSKSATTMFAPLPEERVRISAVFETTGVDLAGPLVLRNRDKVWIAIFTCAVYRAVHFELVSDISTQSFLETIHFTSRSSKINLFR; from the coding sequence ATGCAGCGGACATCGCTTCTCGTGGATGTAACGCACAAACTCTTTTCACTCTTCGTTGGTGGGAGGGTCCAACGAAGAGTGAAAAGAGTTTGTGCGTTACATCCACGAGAAAAAAATCGAGACTCTTGGCCAAACACTCACAATGTTGATTTCTCAGACGCTTTAGAACTTGCTACCTTGGAGCAAAAACCTACAGTTACGACAAATCTTTTTTTAGGTAATTCCGAACCTAATTTTTTCGAATGGACTAAGcgaatttcgaaattttctaCAATCGTTCGAATTTTGGCCTATGTTAAACGATTGATCTTCAATGCTAAATCAGTAGTCAATAAACAGAATGAATCCCTCTTGAATGGAAACTTAAAAGAAGAAGAGCTCACCAAATCTGAGCTCGATATACTCCTTTTCATACAAAATGATTCATTTGGGAAAAATCGTCGACTGATACCTCCCAATTTCATCATTTACCGCGACTCTAGTGGTCTTCTAAGAGTTGAGACAAAACTTATCTCGACTGGTGATGGTGATTTTTTCAGACGTCCTATCCTGTTGCCAGACAGGAATGAACTAGTTTTCAAACTCATCGAAGAGACTCATCGGACCTACAGCCATGTAGGTGTACAAACACTTGTCACAACCCTTCGTGAAAAGTACTGGATTTTGCGATCAAGAAAAACCGTTCGATCAGTTGTTTCCAAATGTGTAATTTGCCAAAGATTTAAATCCAAATCTGCTACGACGATGTTTGCTCCTCTTCCAGAAGAACGTGTGCGAATATCAGCAGTGTTCGAAACAACTGGAGTTGATTTAGCTGGCCCTTTGGTTCTACGAAATCGTGATAAAGTTTGGATTGCAATCTTCACGTGTGCCGTGTACCGTGCGGTACATTTCGAACTTGTTTCGGACATCTCCACGCAAAGTTTTCTTGAGACGATTCATTTCACGTCGAGGTCGAGTAAAATCAATCTATTCAGATAA
- the LOC122269777 gene encoding uncharacterized protein, with protein sequence MATIYHHLDKMKETENDIAVKLKDAFYVDNVVTSVENKWELERFSKIACQIMSQAGFELTGWVSFSQGEKQNLDLKEYRYSPVLGLLWQPNLDTITCDISSVTTEEHNKCTKRQLLSISQKIFDPIGFTAPVTLIPKLLMQRAWKNDKLGWDHKLPSEIVEEFKNWLFSLGFLKLIQIPRYFGKLINKSTTIHMFSDASGKDFAACVFLRIECEKEVQIKLVQAKSRVAPLKKNPITKNKTEMSIPKLELLAALIGTRLVQTVKTSLNISDIETFYWTDSKVVLC encoded by the coding sequence ATGGCAACAATCTATCACCATTTGGATAAAATGAAGGAAACTGAAAATGATATCGCTGTGAAATTGAAAGATGCATTTTACGTTGACAATGTAGTGACAAGCGTTGAAAACAAATGGGAATTAGAGCGATTTTCAAAGATAGCTTGTCAAATTATGTCTCAAGCAGGGTTTGAGCTTACGGGTTGGGTTTCTTTCTCACAGggtgaaaaacaaaatctggatttaaaagaatatagatATTCTCCTGTTCTCGGACTTTTATGGCAACCCAATTTAGATACAATAACATGTGATATTAGCAGCGTCACAACTGAAGAACATAACAAATGTACAAAACGGCAACTTTTGTCGATTtcccaaaaaatatttgacccAATCGGTTTTACCGCACCCGTGACGCTCATTCCAAAGCTTCTAATGCAAAGAGCATGGAAAAATGATAAGCTGGGATGGGATCATAAACTTCCATCTGAAATAGTGGAGGAATTTAAAAACTGGCTATTCAGCTTaggatttttgaaattaattcaaattccgcgttattttggaaaattaattaataaatcaactaCTATTCACATGTTTAGTGACGCTAGTGGGAAAGACTTCGCGGCGTGCGTATTTTTGCGAATTGAATGCGAAAAAgaagttcaaattaaattagtgCAAGCAAAATCACGTGTCGCTCCTCTAAAAAAGAATCCCATCAccaaaaacaaaactgaaatgtcTATTCCAAAATTAGAACTTTTAGCTGCATTGATAGGTACTCGTCTTGTTCAGACAGTCAAGACATCATTAAACATTTCTGATATCGAAACCTTCTATTGGACTGACTCTAAAGTGGTTCTTTGTTGA
- the LOC139426811 gene encoding uncharacterized protein, with protein sequence MIPKIRKSDVEYFTNNGIYLPDSENDNSNISVLIGTDYLGTFLTGSISQRPNGLTAVQTYLGWVVMGKPASYKNSSTHLMPIISLHSASKICDLWSLDILGIRDPVENKTKTEIDIETLSFFEKSVKFRDGRYEVNLPWVEGHPELCDLRYQSEKRLNSITLKLISSGKFDSYDKIFKEWEQMGIIEQVSSNTNLKNLSDIKCRYLPHRAVYRESSLTTSSLTLMLPRKTKILFP encoded by the coding sequence ATGAttcctaaaataagaaaatctgaTGTAGAATACTTCACTAATAATGGAATTTACTTGCCCGATAGTGAAAACGATAATTCGAACATATCAGTTCTTATTGGCACTGATTATTTAGGAACATTTTTGACTGGTTCTATCAGCCAGCGACCAAATGGGTTAACTGCTGTCCAAACATACCTAGGGTGGGTAGTAATGGGGAAACCAGCATCctataaaaatagttctacTCATCTTATGCCCATAATTTCGCTACATAGCGCTAGCAAAATTTGCGACCTTTGGTCATTAGATATTCTTGGTATTAGAGATCCcgtagaaaataaaacaaaaacagaaattgatattgaaactttatcttttttcgaaaaatctgttaaatttcgTGATGGTAGATATGAAGTTAATCTTCCATGGGTCGAAGGCCATCCGGAATTATGTGATTTGCGATATCAATCGGAGAAACGTTTAAACTCCATAACTTTGAAGCTTATTTCTTCGGGAAAATTTGATTCgtatgacaaaatttttaaggaatggGAACAAATGGGAATCATAGAACAAGTGTCtagtaatacaaatttaaaaaatttatctgacaTAAAATGCCGATATCTTCCTCACAGAGCTGTTTATAGAGAGTCTAGTTTAACAACTTCTAGTTTAACTTTGATGCTTCCTCGAAAGACGAAAATTCTGTTTCCTTAA
- the LOC139426812 gene encoding uncharacterized protein — protein sequence MDNNCLIQRKVLRTAVTKTINELESSIEGNNIQSASVAFAKLEEKSKRLFENDEIVFKYLSLNPEDQTETDKEEVKSKSSNLDEVLEKELEQCENYRDNVTAAKLRFQEFSKSYGSVNKQAEVISSDRISINLPKLELTDFDGNPKNWFAFWAMFQKIDEDPKIEDDVKFAYLMQTTKGKAFDFVQSYQVSKSEYKTVIKNLKSRFADDKMLIELYVRELLKLILNQSQNMPFINLVDQLDTQLRCLENLGVTKEKYACMLYPLVEASIPEHILIAWERERNSTSRSTNANIHDLELLMQFLRNEVIGSERIRIAKNFCTTDKNRTGKLKTENNQNMISAPGATASTLFNQIKNDKRKTNVFCLFCQKGTHRSCDCFTAQKMTLQERKEKVIKMKACLACLRINCRADKCGMSVRCVICSKKHFPILCPNLCKEEEKTFSSLNKTETNNVVSNSSSGSADILLQTLQIRVLGPSKTKVVRCLCDSASQRSYITRDVAEYLNLKTDHSEFLTHSLFGGIETEKIKHSALKCELQEIRGNFSCEDKETIDKDTIL from the coding sequence ATGGATAACAATTGCttaattcaaagaaaagttcTTCGAACAGCcgtaacaaaaacaataaatgaactGGAATCTTCAATCGAAGGTAACAACATCCAGTCAGCATCAGTAGCATTTGCTAAACTTGAAGAAAAATCGAAGAGATTGTTTGAAAATGACGAAatcgtttttaaatatctgtctTTAAATCCAGAGGATCAAACCGAGACTGATAAAGAAGAAGTAAAATCCAAATCCTCAAATCTTGATgaagttttagaaaaagaattggAACAATGTGAAAATTACAGAGATAACGTTACTGCAGCGAAACTGCGCTTCCAAGAGTTTTCGAAATCCTACGGAAGTGTAAACAAGCAAGCAGAAGTCATATCGTCAGATCGGATTAGCATCAATTTACCGAAACTCGAGCTAACAGACTTTGACGGAAATCCCAAAAATTGGTTCGCATTTTGGGCTATGTTCCAAAAAATCGATGAGGATCCTAAAATAGAGGACGACGTAAAATTCGCCTACCTGATGCAAACAACAAAAGGTAAGGCTTTCGATTTTGTTCAGTCTTATCAAGTTTCTAAAAGTGAAtataaaactgttattaaaaatctaaaatcacGTTTTGCGGATGATAAAATGCTAATCGAGTTATATGTACGcgaattattaaaactaattttaaatcaatcccAAAACATGCCTTTCATTAATTTAGTAGATCAATTAGATACTCAATTGCGCTGCTTAGAAAATTTAGGTGTTACTAAAGAAAAATACGCGTGCATGCTTTATCCGTTAGTCGAAGCGTCAATTCCAGAGCATATTTTAATTGCGTGGgaaagagaaagaaattctACTTCTCGTTCAACAAATGCAAACATACACGACCTTGAATTACTAATGCAATTCCTTCGGAACGAAGTGATCGGTTCAGAAAGGATTCGTATTgcgaaaaatttttgtactacGGATAAAAATAGAACGgggaaattaaaaacagaaaataatcaaaacatgATCTCGGCGCCAGGCGCGACGGCTTCAACtttgtttaatcaaataaaaaatgataaacgcaaaacaaatgtattttgtttattttgccaAAAGGGCACTCACAGAAGTTGTGATTGTTTTACTGCTCAAAAAATGACACttcaagaaagaaaagaaaaagtaataaaaatgaaagcatgTTTGGCGTGTCTTAGAATTAATTGTCGTGCGGATAAATGTGGAATGAGTGTCCGGTGTGTAATTTGCTCCAAAAAACACTTTCCTATTTTGTGTCCTAATTTATGcaaagaagaggaaaaaactttttcttctttgaacAAAACCGAAACTAATAACGTCGTCAGTAATAGCTCATCCGGTTCGGcagatattttattacaaactcTTCAAATAAGAGTATTAGGACCTTCgaaaacaaaagttgttcgtTGTTTATGCGACTCAGCTTCGCAAAGATCGTATATAACTCGCGATGTTGcagaatatttaaacttaaaaactgaTCATTCTGAATTTCTGACACACAGTTTATTTGGTGGTATTGAaacggaaaaaataaaacattcagcCTTAAAGTGTGAGCTTCAGGAAATTCGAGGAAATTTTTCGTGTGAAGATAAAGAAACTATAGATAAAGATACTATACTATAG